One window of the Natronomonas marina genome contains the following:
- a CDS encoding efflux RND transporter permease subunit — translation MTGAIRTAFDAVTRHNVLVLVLMLLVTAGVAAGTAQLQLGEGESPSGSDSEVAQKMEYVQHNFGNRTGATESARKPAAVYVRSEGNALSKSALLDSLRYQRAVRDNESVAAALGDRRVLGVANLVATRAAGTPDPTLEQQIAALERASESEVEQLVGRTLTPGSPALRLLPETYEPGTTTAESHRMVFPFADTDGRTAATAALYETASERESPEYFTRGEHARDERQSTYLLNTMELVVPAALLVILAVLGFSYRDFVDVAVGFAGVVLSVLWMFGILGWLRIPAGVSIIIGPVLIVGLSVDYGLHVFMRYREQRGEAENVREPMARGLSSVSVALGLVTLTAMLGFMSNATSELTTIRQLAIAITLGVLSTLVVSLTIVPSLKVTVDRLLERAGLDRHTRPLGKTGLLQPMLKGGASLARRGAPVVLVVALVAGSAGAVAWTDLDRQSIQQQQGEIDDWKQDLPGPIGWDVSEASEHRSYVADHYRAADEDRRSRSSVLVEGTVTDPAALESVQAVHGAARESDIVFQRGDAVAVTSPLTVMEDVAASDETFRKRLREADTDGDGLPDRNLEAVYDALYATAPDRASRVLDREDGEYRSLRVIVPVQSDATTSERAAGMRSIAAAGGGDEAVSTTAVGSGILQQVQLSETADSILETLVVALVAVSVLLIVVYRLIAGSASLGAVTALPISLVAALVIGGMWVFDVPLTLLTALLLSLVIGVGVDYNIHVSDRFLQERERGRTVHDALVAATTGTGGALLGSTLTSAGAFSALLLHPNPQFEHFGTLVILAMVTSFIVAVFVLPSLLLLWTRYVRPSTTGAGSGVNHSVRADD, via the coding sequence ATGACCGGTGCGATCCGGACGGCGTTCGACGCCGTCACCAGACACAACGTGCTCGTGTTGGTCCTCATGCTCCTCGTGACCGCGGGCGTCGCTGCGGGGACGGCCCAGCTGCAACTGGGCGAGGGCGAGTCTCCCAGCGGCAGCGACTCCGAGGTGGCCCAGAAGATGGAGTACGTCCAGCACAACTTTGGGAACCGGACCGGCGCCACCGAATCGGCGAGGAAACCAGCCGCCGTTTACGTGCGCTCGGAGGGGAACGCACTATCGAAGAGCGCACTGCTGGATTCGTTGCGGTACCAGCGTGCGGTTCGTGACAACGAGTCCGTCGCGGCTGCACTCGGCGACCGGCGCGTGCTCGGCGTCGCCAACCTCGTTGCCACGCGCGCCGCTGGCACGCCCGACCCGACGCTGGAACAGCAGATAGCCGCGCTCGAACGCGCCAGCGAGTCCGAGGTCGAGCAACTCGTCGGTCGGACGCTCACCCCAGGTTCGCCCGCCCTGCGATTGCTGCCCGAGACCTACGAACCGGGAACGACGACCGCCGAGAGCCACCGGATGGTGTTCCCGTTTGCCGACACCGACGGCCGGACGGCAGCGACGGCCGCCCTCTACGAGACCGCATCGGAACGGGAGAGTCCCGAGTACTTCACCCGGGGCGAACACGCACGCGACGAGCGGCAGTCGACGTACCTTCTGAACACGATGGAACTCGTCGTGCCCGCCGCGCTCCTCGTCATCCTCGCTGTGCTGGGGTTCTCCTATCGCGACTTCGTCGACGTCGCGGTCGGGTTCGCCGGCGTCGTCCTCTCGGTGCTGTGGATGTTCGGCATCCTCGGATGGCTCCGGATCCCCGCCGGCGTCTCGATCATCATCGGCCCGGTACTCATCGTCGGCCTCAGCGTCGACTACGGTCTCCACGTCTTCATGCGTTACCGCGAACAGCGTGGCGAAGCCGAGAACGTCCGGGAGCCGATGGCCCGCGGGCTGTCGTCGGTATCGGTCGCGCTCGGGCTGGTGACGCTGACCGCGATGCTCGGATTCATGTCCAACGCGACCAGCGAACTCACGACTATCAGGCAACTGGCTATCGCCATCACGCTCGGCGTCCTCTCGACGCTCGTGGTCTCGTTGACCATAGTTCCCTCGCTGAAGGTGACCGTCGACCGCCTGCTCGAGCGCGCCGGTCTCGACCGGCACACGCGACCGCTGGGCAAGACCGGGCTGCTCCAGCCGATGCTGAAAGGCGGCGCCTCGCTCGCCCGACGCGGCGCGCCGGTCGTCCTCGTCGTCGCACTCGTTGCGGGGTCGGCCGGTGCGGTCGCCTGGACCGACCTCGACAGGCAGTCGATACAGCAGCAACAGGGGGAAATCGACGACTGGAAACAGGACCTCCCCGGGCCGATCGGCTGGGACGTCTCCGAGGCATCGGAACACAGGAGCTACGTCGCCGACCACTACCGGGCCGCCGATGAAGACCGACGGAGCCGATCGAGCGTGCTCGTCGAAGGCACCGTGACCGACCCGGCCGCACTCGAGAGCGTGCAGGCCGTCCACGGCGCCGCCCGTGAGAGTGACATCGTCTTCCAGCGCGGCGACGCCGTTGCCGTGACCTCGCCGCTCACCGTTATGGAAGACGTTGCCGCCTCCGACGAGACGTTCCGGAAGCGACTCCGCGAGGCCGATACCGACGGTGACGGTCTCCCGGACCGGAACCTCGAGGCGGTCTACGACGCGCTGTACGCAACCGCCCCCGATCGGGCCAGTCGGGTCCTGGACCGCGAGGACGGCGAGTACCGCTCGCTCCGCGTCATCGTGCCGGTGCAGTCCGACGCCACTACCTCCGAGCGTGCCGCGGGCATGCGTTCCATCGCCGCTGCCGGCGGAGGCGACGAGGCCGTCTCGACGACCGCCGTCGGAAGCGGCATCCTCCAGCAGGTCCAGCTATCGGAGACCGCCGATAGCATCCTGGAGACGCTGGTCGTCGCACTCGTGGCGGTGAGCGTCCTGCTGATCGTCGTGTATCGACTAATCGCGGGCAGTGCCTCGCTGGGCGCTGTCACGGCGCTACCGATATCGCTGGTGGCGGCCCTGGTCATCGGCGGGATGTGGGTGTTCGATGTCCCACTGACGCTGCTTACGGCACTGCTACTGAGCCTGGTTATCGGGGTCGGCGTCGACTACAACATCCACGTCAGCGACCGGTTCCTCCAGGAGCGAGAGCGCGGCCGTACGGTCCACGACGCGCTCGTCGCGGCGACCACCGGCACCGGGGGCGCCCTCCTGGGGAGTACGCTCACCTCCGCCGGCGCGTTCAGCGCGCTCCTCCTGCACCCCAATCCGCAGTTCGAGCACTTCGGGACGTTGGTCATCCTGGCCATGGTCACGTCCTTCATCGTGGCGGTGTTCGTGCTCCCGAGCCTGCTCCTGCTGTGGACCCGATACGTACGGCCATCGACCACGGGAGCCGGCAGCGGCGTCAACCACTCCGTCCGAGCAGACGATTGA
- a CDS encoding glycosyltransferase, whose protein sequence is MYTLALQTNSAPLVDIGASVVLWTVLGLYLAGDLYWIYEMLWYGIRYRPPARQYGARDAQVRILTVNNESVVRETVRRLPDSFDERYVIAEEPMDVPGADVRVVPDDFECNATNKGRALEWARQTLSCDREFVLYLDEDSHLLEFGGFPDADIVQFNEHPRRTTSLLAYLCEINRIGFQIEQRAFPSLKIPLYAWGGGIAIRKSVEDEITWDYPTVIEDTVFVWRVFSSLGRSATLTFVPDRISNQSPPSIPAMFRQRRRWIAGSREDNDLLSLDRILMYGIRDLSWSVTGVIPILALLAFLPGIDVFFGRLYAVASVVLLGFMYVWIVIGLLRYRPPAKIAVAVVVLAPLTTVLHSLGALWGLVSTPDTFEVTAKVDDESQFDEAYTTPQGEAPTEQP, encoded by the coding sequence GTGTACACGCTGGCCCTCCAGACGAACAGTGCGCCCCTCGTCGACATCGGTGCCAGCGTGGTTCTCTGGACGGTGCTGGGTCTCTACCTCGCGGGAGACCTGTACTGGATTTACGAGATGCTCTGGTACGGAATCCGGTATCGGCCGCCCGCCCGACAGTACGGCGCCCGGGACGCACAGGTCAGGATTCTGACCGTGAACAACGAATCCGTCGTCCGCGAAACCGTTCGACGGCTGCCGGACTCCTTCGACGAGCGGTACGTCATCGCCGAGGAACCGATGGACGTCCCTGGGGCGGATGTCAGGGTCGTGCCGGACGACTTCGAATGCAACGCGACGAACAAGGGGCGGGCGCTCGAGTGGGCCCGGCAAACGCTCTCCTGTGACCGCGAGTTCGTGTTGTACCTCGACGAGGACAGTCACCTGCTCGAATTCGGGGGGTTTCCGGACGCCGACATCGTCCAGTTCAACGAACACCCGCGCCGCACGACGAGCCTTCTGGCGTACCTCTGTGAGATCAATCGCATCGGCTTCCAGATCGAACAGCGGGCGTTCCCGTCGCTGAAAATCCCGCTGTACGCCTGGGGCGGCGGCATCGCCATCAGGAAGTCAGTCGAGGACGAGATCACCTGGGACTACCCGACCGTCATCGAGGATACGGTCTTCGTCTGGCGGGTGTTCTCGAGTCTGGGTCGTTCGGCAACGCTGACGTTCGTCCCGGACCGGATCTCCAACCAGTCACCCCCGTCAATCCCGGCGATGTTCCGGCAACGGCGCCGCTGGATCGCCGGCAGCCGCGAGGACAACGACCTCCTCTCTCTCGACCGAATCCTGATGTACGGCATCCGGGACCTCTCGTGGTCGGTCACGGGAGTCATCCCGATACTGGCGCTGTTGGCGTTCCTCCCGGGCATCGACGTCTTCTTCGGCCGCCTGTATGCGGTCGCGTCGGTCGTCCTCCTCGGGTTCATGTACGTCTGGATCGTGATCGGCCTCCTGCGCTACCGGCCGCCGGCCAAAATCGCGGTCGCGGTCGTCGTCCTCGCGCCGCTCACGACGGTCCTGCACTCGCTGGGCGCCCTGTGGGGACTCGTCTCGACGCCCGACACCTTCGAGGTGACCGCGAAGGTCGACGACGAGTCACAGTTCGACGAAGCGTATACGACGCCGCAGGGCGAAGCCCCCACTGAACAGCCGTGA
- a CDS encoding glycoside hydrolase family 26 protein has product MRNPDDPDRGRALGVFPADDLSEATAVDRWLDGGLSVVVTFVGTDVSPAARDRFVEKYLTAIWDAGYVPVVTLEPWNIDGVSSAGLFEDGDTIRGWATRLADWVEESPERTLFLRPAHEMNGSWYPWSVGAGLDPADYRRAWRTMYDTFREAGLVGERVRWLWCINAETTADVDPLSCYPGDDYVDWVGVDGYNFGDSQAWSTWIDPGTVFESAFERLRTLTDAPLSVPEFGCSPMRAGTHDPSGKSTWITDAFDLFDDWDVRLAGWFNTTKETDWRVLDPAPDGDGRYPGTVRFDGTRYAVYPSFRRAAKRYLDGGGVTGTGW; this is encoded by the coding sequence GTGAGAAACCCCGACGACCCTGACCGAGGGCGGGCGCTCGGTGTCTTCCCCGCCGACGACCTCTCGGAGGCGACGGCGGTCGACCGGTGGCTCGACGGTGGGCTGTCGGTCGTCGTCACGTTCGTCGGCACGGATGTCTCGCCGGCGGCGCGTGACCGATTCGTCGAGAAGTACCTGACGGCGATATGGGACGCGGGCTACGTGCCCGTCGTGACGCTGGAGCCGTGGAACATCGACGGCGTGTCGTCGGCGGGGCTGTTCGAGGACGGCGACACGATCCGAGGGTGGGCGACCCGCCTCGCCGACTGGGTCGAGGAGTCGCCCGAGCGGACGCTGTTTCTCAGGCCCGCCCACGAGATGAACGGGTCGTGGTACCCCTGGAGCGTCGGCGCCGGACTCGACCCGGCGGACTACCGGCGGGCGTGGCGGACGATGTACGATACCTTCCGCGAGGCCGGCCTCGTGGGCGAACGCGTCCGGTGGCTGTGGTGCATCAACGCCGAGACGACGGCCGACGTCGACCCGCTCTCCTGTTATCCCGGCGACGACTACGTCGACTGGGTCGGCGTCGACGGCTACAATTTCGGCGACAGCCAGGCGTGGAGCACCTGGATCGACCCCGGAACCGTCTTCGAATCGGCCTTCGAGCGGCTTCGTACCCTGACCGACGCGCCGCTCTCTGTCCCCGAATTCGGGTGTTCGCCGATGCGGGCGGGGACCCACGACCCGAGCGGGAAGTCGACGTGGATCACCGACGCGTTCGACCTCTTCGACGACTGGGACGTCCGTCTGGCCGGGTGGTTCAACACGACCAAGGAGACGGACTGGCGCGTACTCGACCCCGCGCCCGACGGCGACGGTCGGTATCCCGGCACGGTCCGATTCGATGGCACCCGCTACGCCGTCTATCCCTCGTTCCGGCGTGCGGCGAAACGGTATCTCGACGGCGGGGGCGTTACCGGGACGGGATGGTGA
- a CDS encoding transposase, with protein MVSTPESYRAVFRRITQRPYVEWPAYDSTPLYDRTSLAGLESDVRVVAETWFDHDSHNSVEEFVWSLPLAYFRFNTYDCYGGLTRYEMDTLFRMFVLKELHGWEHETALCEYLDSHPELCEHLELETVPDQSTLWRSWHTRFTDELRETAQKAARTILIKALNADVAVPREPEQTLPPRGNDADESHPDNRAILDNAETITEHISRVVFPAFSLNRGRGCEIHENAYWSLQTYLGLRENLAANEGARSFIHESTRERTPLGHAHCDHIRALSIEQIREMYRQALRQLIDEVAETEEFFRAGIVAIDITEADPFTGDRTGHEEEIIGTKEKTDEYAYQWATVQLVGNAVPLVLDACPVRKGESRKEIVEDLLNSAEELVHVDNVLMDREFDSQHVLEMISQRGLSYVVPKRMQTSEKAQAKRLLQRDQDRYETDRKLHLGKNEWHETTLIYRRKENSEHDDHRQYSVFMTNCGSGHLIEYGYRWEIESGYRSIKRFMAATTSKDFGLRFFYFAFACLLYSIWRAVDLLVQVELTGEYEHSPMVTADNTLTLLKKETGIG; from the coding sequence GTGGTTTCGACTCCTGAGTCATATCGAGCTGTCTTTCGACGAATCACCCAACGCCCATACGTCGAGTGGCCGGCATACGATTCAACACCGCTGTACGATCGAACGTCGCTTGCCGGACTAGAATCAGATGTCCGAGTGGTCGCAGAGACGTGGTTCGACCACGATAGCCACAACTCGGTTGAGGAGTTCGTCTGGTCACTCCCGCTGGCCTACTTCCGGTTCAACACCTACGATTGCTATGGAGGTCTGACACGCTACGAGATGGACACCCTCTTTCGGATGTTCGTTCTGAAGGAACTCCACGGATGGGAGCACGAGACAGCACTCTGCGAGTACCTCGACAGCCATCCCGAACTGTGTGAGCACCTTGAGTTGGAAACAGTCCCCGACCAATCGACACTCTGGCGCAGTTGGCACACGCGCTTCACCGATGAGCTTCGCGAAACGGCCCAGAAAGCCGCTCGGACGATTCTCATCAAAGCGCTGAACGCGGATGTCGCTGTCCCCCGCGAACCGGAACAGACCCTTCCGCCTCGGGGCAATGACGCAGACGAATCACATCCCGACAACCGAGCCATTCTGGACAACGCTGAGACAATTACCGAGCACATCAGCCGTGTCGTCTTTCCCGCGTTCTCGCTTAATCGGGGCAGGGGCTGTGAGATCCACGAGAACGCCTACTGGAGCTTACAGACGTATCTCGGCCTTCGTGAAAACTTGGCCGCCAACGAGGGCGCTCGTAGCTTCATCCACGAGTCAACGCGGGAGCGGACACCACTCGGGCACGCTCATTGCGATCACATTCGCGCCCTCTCTATCGAGCAGATTCGAGAGATGTATCGACAGGCTCTCCGACAGCTCATAGACGAGGTCGCAGAGACTGAGGAGTTCTTCCGCGCAGGCATCGTCGCCATCGATATCACTGAAGCCGACCCCTTTACGGGCGACCGCACCGGCCACGAAGAGGAGATCATCGGGACGAAGGAGAAGACCGACGAGTACGCCTATCAGTGGGCGACAGTCCAGCTGGTCGGCAACGCTGTCCCACTCGTCCTCGATGCCTGCCCGGTACGGAAAGGCGAGTCACGCAAGGAGATCGTTGAGGACTTGTTGAATTCGGCGGAAGAACTCGTCCACGTCGATAACGTCCTGATGGACCGAGAGTTCGATAGCCAGCACGTTCTGGAAATGATAAGCCAGCGCGGGCTCTCCTACGTCGTTCCGAAGCGGATGCAGACGAGTGAGAAAGCCCAGGCCAAGCGGTTGCTCCAGCGAGACCAAGACCGATACGAGACCGACCGGAAGCTCCATCTTGGGAAGAACGAGTGGCACGAGACGACACTCATCTATCGTCGAAAGGAGAACTCCGAACACGACGACCACCGGCAGTACTCGGTGTTCATGACGAATTGCGGGAGTGGTCACCTCATAGAGTACGGGTATCGGTGGGAGATTGAGAGCGGCTACCGATCGATCAAGCGGTTCATGGCGGCGACGACATCGAAGGATTTCGGGCTTCGGTTCTTCTACTTCGCATTTGCCTGCCTATTGTACTCGATCTGGCGAGCTGTCGACTTGCTCGTCCAGGTTGAGTTGACTGGTGAGTACGAACACTCGCCGATGGTGACAGCAGATAATACACTGACGCTGCTGAAGAAGGAGACTGGAATCGGATAG
- a CDS encoding cobyric acid synthase → MTRTVLVAGTASHVGKSTVVAGLCRRLSREGVAVAPFKAQNMSNNARAVVTPDGNWGEIGVSQFVQARAANVAPTTDMNPVLLKPRGEGESQLVIQGEAVGHYEPGEYYDEHWAQARQAAIESYERLAAEYDLIVAEGAGSIAEINLHDCDLANVETARFADASIVLLGDIERGGVFASLYGTLELMPEDLRDRVRGVVITKFRGDASLLDPGIEELEAKMGTPVLGVLPYDDPGLPEEDSVSLPSEGQRAVFGDDDGHPPEQTVTIGVPRLPRISNFTDLAPLAAVPGVRVEYVPIDSQLADLDAVILPGTKNTVDDLLALKEAGLDDALSSFSGPIVGICGGYQMLGERITNASIEGTGTADVIDGIGLLPVETCFSHQKRVQQVSLEATGTGPIDGVAGTISGYEIHMGRATYTGAVKQPLEEQSAATQSVLGTYLHGLFENEDVRDAFLDSVFRHANKQRDVTDMEQRSSYDSAAELVDEFDYSVFTRCL, encoded by the coding sequence ATGACACGAACGGTACTCGTCGCGGGAACGGCGAGTCACGTGGGCAAGAGCACGGTCGTTGCCGGGCTGTGTCGACGACTTTCTCGCGAGGGAGTGGCGGTCGCTCCATTCAAGGCCCAGAACATGAGCAACAACGCCCGGGCAGTCGTGACCCCAGACGGTAATTGGGGAGAGATCGGCGTCTCGCAGTTCGTACAGGCGCGTGCCGCGAACGTGGCGCCGACGACCGATATGAACCCGGTGCTGTTGAAACCTCGCGGCGAGGGCGAGAGTCAGCTCGTCATTCAGGGAGAGGCTGTCGGCCACTACGAACCGGGGGAGTACTACGACGAACACTGGGCGCAGGCGCGTCAGGCAGCTATCGAATCCTACGAACGGCTGGCGGCGGAGTACGATCTCATCGTCGCCGAGGGCGCGGGAAGCATCGCAGAGATTAATCTCCACGACTGCGACCTGGCAAACGTCGAAACTGCCCGGTTCGCCGATGCATCCATCGTCCTCCTGGGGGACATCGAACGTGGTGGCGTGTTCGCCAGTCTCTACGGCACGCTCGAACTCATGCCGGAGGACCTCCGCGACCGGGTTCGAGGCGTCGTAATCACCAAATTCCGTGGTGATGCGTCGCTCCTAGACCCCGGTATCGAAGAACTCGAAGCCAAGATGGGTACTCCCGTTCTCGGAGTTCTCCCCTACGACGACCCAGGGTTGCCCGAGGAGGACAGCGTCTCGTTACCGTCCGAGGGACAGCGCGCTGTATTTGGTGACGACGATGGACATCCCCCTGAGCAGACCGTCACCATCGGTGTTCCTCGGCTTCCACGTATCTCGAATTTCACTGACCTCGCACCGTTGGCTGCTGTCCCGGGGGTTCGCGTCGAATACGTTCCAATCGACTCGCAGCTCGCAGACCTGGACGCTGTCATCCTTCCGGGAACAAAGAACACTGTCGACGATCTGCTCGCACTCAAAGAAGCAGGGTTAGATGACGCGTTGTCTTCCTTTTCGGGGCCGATCGTCGGCATCTGTGGCGGCTATCAGATGCTCGGTGAGCGAATAACGAACGCCTCCATCGAGGGCACGGGGACAGCGGACGTTATCGATGGGATCGGACTCCTTCCTGTCGAGACGTGCTTCTCACACCAGAAACGAGTCCAACAAGTGAGTCTAGAAGCCACAGGAACGGGACCGATCGACGGCGTAGCAGGCACTATTTCAGGATACGAGATTCACATGGGGCGAGCGACCTATACAGGAGCCGTCAAACAACCCTTGGAAGAGCAGAGTGCTGCCACCCAGTCCGTACTCGGGACCTATCTGCATGGATTATTCGAGAACGAGGACGTACGCGATGCGTTTCTAGACTCGGTATTCCGACACGCAAACAAACAGCGTGACGTCACTGACATGGAACAGCGTTCCTCGTACGATAGTGCTGCAGAGTTGGTTGATGAATTTGATTATTCAGTATTTACTAGATGTTTATAG
- a CDS encoding cob(I)yrinic acid a,c-diamide adenosyltransferase: MTEDPIHSADESEASSRTPGGGVTPKAEDIELATPEEFGLVQVWWGEGKGKTTAALGMGFRAAGHGYRVHVLQFMKGGASSVEDVRGEYNAIGAMPGISYENSGHYGWHGLRDGTDEDDHAARARGGLERARELLASWDDPDLESVLPLNGPPEDGVHMLMLDEILYAANRDLISPDAVVNLIEAKPERLELVLTGGHEKPTYVYDHADLVTNVRKEKHPFEAGHRARKGTEY; encoded by the coding sequence ATGACAGAGGATCCCATTCACAGCGCAGACGAGAGCGAAGCATCGTCTCGAACGCCTGGCGGTGGCGTGACTCCGAAAGCTGAAGACATCGAACTGGCGACACCCGAAGAGTTCGGTCTCGTTCAGGTCTGGTGGGGTGAAGGGAAAGGAAAGACCACCGCAGCACTGGGAATGGGGTTTCGCGCAGCGGGCCACGGTTATCGCGTCCATGTGCTTCAGTTCATGAAGGGAGGTGCGTCGAGTGTTGAGGACGTCCGCGGGGAGTACAACGCGATAGGAGCGATGCCCGGGATCTCCTACGAGAACTCGGGACACTACGGCTGGCACGGACTACGAGACGGAACGGATGAGGACGATCACGCTGCGAGAGCCCGCGGAGGTCTCGAACGCGCCCGCGAGTTGCTCGCTTCCTGGGATGACCCGGACTTGGAATCGGTCCTTCCGCTCAATGGGCCTCCAGAGGATGGCGTGCATATGCTGATGCTTGACGAGATACTGTATGCTGCAAACCGCGACCTCATCAGCCCCGACGCCGTGGTGAATCTCATTGAGGCGAAACCCGAGCGTCTCGAGCTCGTACTCACGGGAGGACACGAGAAACCAACGTACGTCTACGATCACGCCGACCTCGTCACGAACGTCCGAAAAGAGAAACACCCGTTCGAGGCGGGACATCGGGCGCGGAAGGGGACGGAGTACTGA
- the cobA gene encoding uroporphyrinogen-III C-methyltransferase — protein sequence MSGDIGKVYLVGAGPGDAELLTVKAKRLLENSDVIFHDSLVGDGVLDWIPENAEIHNVGKKPGGERTPQDKINRMMATQATNGKQVVRLKGGDPNVFGRGGEEAEYLASEGVVFEVVPGVSSAVAAPGVAGIPVTHREYSSSFTVVTGHEDPTKDKSALDWDSLASNVETGGTLVILMGVRRLPDNLDALLKNGVEDDTSTAIVQKSTWNDEFTVTGTLNNITEKVRNAGVDSPAVTVVGDVVDVHRNVADWLGGTASAAAEEKIEPRRNETLREHCRGEHTDSREGSVVDTEHSDTDYGVVTDRHAEVFDS from the coding sequence ATGTCCGGTGACATCGGAAAAGTATATCTCGTCGGAGCGGGTCCCGGCGATGCCGAACTCCTCACCGTGAAGGCGAAACGCCTCCTCGAAAACTCAGACGTCATTTTCCACGACTCGCTCGTCGGTGACGGTGTCCTCGACTGGATCCCCGAAAACGCTGAGATCCACAACGTCGGAAAGAAGCCCGGAGGCGAGCGCACACCCCAGGACAAAATAAACCGTATGATGGCTACGCAAGCCACGAACGGTAAACAGGTCGTCCGTCTCAAGGGAGGGGATCCGAACGTTTTCGGGAGAGGTGGGGAAGAGGCAGAGTACCTCGCCTCCGAGGGAGTGGTGTTCGAGGTCGTTCCAGGCGTCTCAAGCGCCGTGGCGGCTCCGGGGGTTGCCGGCATTCCGGTGACACACCGTGAGTACTCGTCGTCGTTCACCGTCGTCACGGGGCACGAGGATCCGACCAAGGACAAGAGCGCCCTCGACTGGGACTCCCTCGCCTCAAACGTCGAAACCGGTGGAACGCTCGTCATCCTCATGGGTGTCCGACGACTCCCCGACAACCTCGACGCCCTCCTCAAAAACGGCGTTGAGGACGACACATCCACGGCGATAGTCCAGAAGTCAACCTGGAACGACGAGTTCACCGTCACCGGGACGCTCAACAACATAACCGAAAAAGTCCGGAACGCGGGTGTCGATTCTCCTGCCGTCACCGTCGTCGGTGACGTCGTCGACGTCCACAGAAATGTCGCCGACTGGCTCGGAGGCACGGCCTCAGCGGCGGCGGAGGAAAAGATCGAACCGAGGCGGAACGAGACGCTTCGGGAACATTGCAGAGGGGAACACACAGATTCTAGAGAGGGATCTGTAGTCGATACCGAACACAGTGATACCGACTATGGTGTCGTTACCGATCGACATGCCGAGGTGTTCGACTCATGA
- a CDS encoding cobyrinic acid a,c-diamide synthase: protein MKGIVIGGTRSGVGKTVATLAIIRALQEREYTVQPAKAGPDFIDPSHHERVAGRPSRTLDRWLQGEDGLRRNYYRGDGDVCVVEGVMGLYDGDGSSTAMVAESLDLPVVLAVDAKAGMESVAATALGFQRYSEHADTDVDVAGVIAQRAHGGRHERGIRDALPDDLTYLGRIPPRDDFEIPDRHLGLHMGDESPLSTEVLDDAAEHIRTERLVDIARTPPQLDREPVQPEADKRVAVARDDAFRFYYPATIERLRERASVVTFAPTAGDELPDCDGVYLPGGYPELHAATLENSPSIRQLGAGAADGLPIVGECGGLMTLAETLTTDEGDTHRMAGVLPADVQMHDRYQALDHVELRARESTLTAGSGQSLRGHEFHYSSADVARDGQFAFDVKRGDGIEDGRDGLYEYETLGTYCHVHPASGAFDAFLEAM, encoded by the coding sequence ATGAAGGGCATCGTTATCGGTGGAACCCGTTCGGGCGTCGGGAAGACCGTGGCCACGCTCGCCATCATTCGGGCTCTCCAAGAGCGGGAATACACGGTCCAACCCGCCAAAGCCGGTCCCGATTTCATCGATCCCAGTCATCACGAGCGCGTGGCCGGTCGGCCCTCGCGAACGCTCGACCGCTGGCTCCAGGGTGAGGACGGGCTTCGGCGGAACTACTACCGAGGCGACGGCGACGTCTGTGTCGTGGAGGGCGTGATGGGGTTGTACGACGGCGACGGCTCCAGTACCGCCATGGTCGCCGAGTCACTCGACCTTCCCGTCGTTCTCGCCGTCGATGCAAAAGCTGGGATGGAAAGCGTCGCCGCGACTGCACTCGGATTTCAGCGATACAGCGAACATGCCGACACCGACGTCGATGTCGCAGGTGTCATTGCACAACGCGCTCACGGCGGACGCCACGAACGTGGCATTCGCGATGCACTGCCGGACGATTTGACGTACCTGGGTCGAATCCCCCCTCGCGACGATTTCGAGATTCCCGACCGCCATCTTGGGCTGCACATGGGGGACGAATCCCCGCTCTCAACGGAGGTCCTAGACGATGCGGCCGAACACATCCGTACTGAACGACTCGTTGATATCGCGCGGACACCTCCACAGCTCGATCGAGAACCAGTCCAGCCGGAGGCGGACAAGCGAGTTGCGGTCGCTCGGGACGACGCATTCCGCTTCTATTATCCCGCGACTATCGAGCGCCTTCGTGAGCGTGCAAGCGTGGTCACGTTCGCGCCGACGGCGGGAGACGAACTCCCCGACTGCGACGGGGTCTATCTTCCGGGAGGATACCCCGAACTTCACGCTGCCACGCTGGAGAACAGTCCTTCGATACGACAACTCGGCGCTGGGGCGGCCGATGGGCTTCCTATCGTCGGCGAGTGTGGCGGGCTGATGACGCTCGCCGAGACGCTGACTACCGACGAAGGCGACACCCACCGAATGGCGGGGGTCCTCCCTGCGGATGTGCAGATGCACGACCGGTATCAGGCACTCGATCACGTCGAACTCCGCGCCCGAGAAAGTACACTTACTGCCGGCTCGGGGCAGTCCCTGCGAGGCCACGAGTTCCACTATTCCAGTGCTGATGTCGCCAGAGACGGTCAGTTCGCGTTCGATGTCAAGCGGGGTGACGGCATCGAAGACGGTCGGGACGGGCTTTACGAGTACGAGACGCTCGGGACGTACTGTCACGTCCACCCCGCTAGCGGGGCCTTCGACGCGTTCCTCGAGGCGATGTAA